The following proteins are co-located in the Methanobrevibacter ruminantium genome:
- a CDS encoding (deoxy)nucleoside triphosphate pyrophosphohydrolase — MKELYVVAAIIKKDNKILATQRGYGEFEGLWEFPGGKIEEGETKEEALVREIKEELNADILVEKFALDLEWQYPNFYLYMSCFECVLESDIELLEHMEARWLSLDELDSVEWIQADIKAVNYIKESLTF, encoded by the coding sequence ATGAAAGAGCTTTATGTAGTTGCCGCTATTATAAAAAAAGACAATAAAATATTAGCTACCCAAAGAGGATACGGAGAATTTGAAGGTCTTTGGGAATTTCCTGGCGGCAAGATAGAAGAGGGTGAGACCAAGGAAGAAGCTTTAGTTCGTGAAATAAAGGAAGAATTAAATGCTGATATCCTAGTTGAAAAATTTGCCTTAGATCTAGAATGGCAATACCCTAATTTTTACCTTTACATGTCTTGCTTTGAATGTGTTTTAGAAAGCGATATTGAGCTATTGGAACACATGGAAGCTAGATGGCTATCTTTAGATGAGCTTGATTCAGTGGAATGGATTCAAGCTGACATTAAGGCCGTAAATTACATTAAAGAATCATTAACTTTCTAA